A stretch of DNA from Pseudonocardia hierapolitana:
GTCCCCATGACCGAGGGAGTCGCAGCAGAGCGACCTTCCAGCAACGAGCCGGCATGAAGGTGGCTGTGCTGCGATGCGAGGCGATCCGGGACCGGGCCCGAAGTTCAGGAAAGCCACATTCAGGGCCTTGCAGGACAGCAATGTGGCTTTCCTGAACCGCCGGGGGCGCCGGTGAGCGACTTCTGGTGCGAACTCGCCTGGATCGAGGGCCGGCCGCGGGCAGGAGTGCGGGTGGTCGTGGACGGCGCTCGGATCACCGACGTGCGCGAGGAGGCGCCGGCGCCGGGAGACATGCGGCTCGCCGGGCTCGTGCTGCCCGGCTTCGCCGACGCCCACGGTCACGCGTTCCACCGGGCCCTGCGCGGCCGCACGCACGACCGCGGCGGCACGTTCTGGACCTGGCGCGAGCGGATGTACTCCGTCGCCGCCCGCCTCGACCCGGACAGCTATCTCGCGCTCGCCCGCGCCACCTACGCCGAGCTGGCGCTGGGCGGCGTCACGTGCGTCGGGGAGTTCCACTACCTGCACCACGGCCCCGGCGGTGTCCGGTACGCCGACCCGAACGCGATGGGTGCGGCGCTCGTGCAGGCCGCGGCCGACGCGGGCGTCCGGCTCACGCTGCTCGACACCTGCTACCTCGCAGGCGGTCTCGACGGGAGCGGCCACACCCCGCTCGACGACGTGCAACTGCGCTTCTCCGACGGGGACGCCGACGCGTGGGGGGCCCGCGTCGCCGACCTCACCGAGGGCCCGGCGCTGCGGGTCGGTGCCGCCATCCACTCCGTGCGCGCCGTCCCCGCCGAACAACTCCCCCGCGTGGTCGTCCCCGGACGCCCGCTGCACGTCCACCTCTCCGAGCAGCCCGCCGAGAACGCCGCCTGCCTCGCCCACCACGGCCGCACCCCGGCCGCCCTGCTCGCCGAGCACGGCGCCCTCGGCCCGGTGACCACGGCCGTGCACGCCACCCACGTCACGAACGACGACATCGCGCTGCTCGGTGGCGTCCGCGCCACCGTCTGCGCCTGCCCGAGCACCGAGGCCGACCTCGCCGACGGTCACGGCCCGTTCCGCGCGCTGCGGGAGGTCGGGTGCCCGATCGCACTGGGCAGCGACCAGCACGTGCAGGCCGACCTGCTCGCCGAGGCCCGGCTCGCGGAGTACTCGGAGCGGCTCACCACCGGCGAGCGCGGCCGGCTCCCACCGGCGGCGCTCGTCGACGCGCTCACCGTCGACGGGCACGCAGCCCTCGGCTGGCCCGAGGCCGGCCGGATCACCGTCGGCGCCCGCGCCGACCTGGTGGCGGTCGCGCTCGACCGACCCCGCACCGCCGGCATCGATCCCGCCCAGGCGGTGCTCGTGGCCGGGGCAGAGGACGTGCACACCGTGGTGGTCGACGGCCGGGTCGTCGTCGAGGACGGCCACCACGTCGTCGGCGACGTGGCCCGCCTCCTCGCCGACGCGATCGCCCCGCTCTGGGAGGACGCATGATCGCCCACCTCGTCACCGGCATCGGCGAGCTGGTCACCAACCACCCCGGGTGCGGCGACGGCCCGCTCGGGCTGCTCCCGGACGCCGCGCTCGTGGTCGAGGACGGTCGGGTGGCCTGGGTCGGGCCCGCCTCTGCCGCGCCGGCCGCCGACGCCCGGACCGACGTCGGGGGGCGCGCGGTGCTCCCCGGTTTCGTCGACAGCCACACGCACCTGGTGTTCGCCGGTGAGCGGTCGGCGGAGTTCGAGGCGCGCATGTCCGGGGTGCCCTACGACGGCGGCGGGATCGCCTCCACCGTCGCGGCCACCCGCGACGCGGGCGAGGACGCGCTACGCGCCCGGCTGGCCACGCTGATGGCCGAGCTGCGGGCGCAGGGCACCACGACCGTCGAGATCAAGAGCGGCTACGGGCTCTCGGTCGCCGACGAGGAGCGCAGCCTGCGGCTCGCCCGCGAGGTCACCGAGGAGACGACGTTCCTCGGCGCCCACGTCGTGCCGCCCGAGTACCGGGGCCGCACCGACGACTACGTCGCGCTCGTCACCGGCCCGATGCTCACGGCCTGCGCCCCGCACGCCCGCTGGATCGACGTGTTCTGCGAGCCTGCGTCGCCCCACGCCTTCGACGGCGACGCGAGCCGCGCGGTGCTGGAGGCGGGCCGGGGCGCCGGGCTCGGCCTTCGCGTGCACGGCAACCAGCTCGCGCCCGGTCCGGGCGTGCGGCTCGCGGTGGAGCTGGGTGCCGCGAGCGTCGACCACTGCACGTTCCTGACCGACGCCGACATCGACGCGCTCGCCGGAAGCGACACCGTCGCCACCCTGCTGCCGGGCGTCGAGTTCTCCACCCGCCAGCCCTACCCCGACGCGCGGCGCCTGCTCGACGCGGGCGTCACGGTCGCGCTCGCCACCGACTGCAACCCGGGAACCTGCTTCTCCTCGTCCATGCCGCTGTGCATCGCGCTCGCGGTGCGGGAGATGCGGATGACGCCCGCCGAGGCCGTGCGAGCGGCCACGGCCGGGGCCGCCGCCGCGCTGCGCCGCACCGACGTGGGCCACCTGGGCGTCGGGGCGCGCGCCGATCTGACCGTCCTGAACGCGCCGAGCCACCGCCACCTCGCCTACCGCCCGGGCGTCCCCATGGTGCACCGACCCTTCGAGGAGTGAGACGTGAAGATCGGCGAACTCATCGAGCTGCTCACCGCCGCTGCCGCCGAGCTTCCCGAGGGCCTGGACTCGCAGGTGCACGTCCACATCTGCCGCGGCCGGGACGCCTTCTCGATCGTCACGAAGGAGGTGACGGTCGACACGAGCGCCTCGGTCGCGCTGGTGCAGGGCCACCCGCACCGCGACGACGGCCCGACCGTCCGCAGGCCCGTCGCCATGGGGGTGGACGACGAGCTGGCGAGGCTCGTCGAGGACCCCGCCGCCCGCCACGAGGAGCCCCCGTCGTCCGTGATGATCCAGATCGACGAGACGAAGGCGTACCGGGTGCCGTTGCGGGCGGACGGGAAGATCCTCGCCCCCGGCCATCTCGACGCCTTGCGCGTCGGCTGCCTCTGCGACCCCGAGAAGAACAACTTCGGGCGAGGGGTCGAGCGGACCGGCGACAACGTCGCGCTGATCTTCACGGACAACTGCCCGGTGCACCAGACGGTGACCCTGCCCGACCCCTGATCCACGGGTGCGCGAGGGGCCCGCCGGGGGGCGTGCGAAGCTGGGGCGGGCACGCCTGCGCGACGGGCGTGATCCGGCGCACACGGTACTGGGCGAGCTGCCACCGAGCCGTCCGTCGTCCGCTCACGGATGTGATCGGGACGTGGCCGACGGGGGGAGGGACCAGGATGGACGCAACCGGCGCGGACACGAGCACCGGCCAGAGCCCCGCACCCGTCGACGTCACCGGGAGTGCCGGAGACGTCACCGGCGGTTCATCGCGTGCCGTCGGCCCGGCCGACGCCACCGGACCGCTGCCCGTGCAGGCGCCTGCCGACCCCACCGGCCCGCTGCCCACCCCGCAGGATGCTCCCTGGTTCGGCGCAGGCGACGACACCGCGGCCCAGCCGGTGGTCGCACCCGCCGGCCCGACCACGCCCGCACCGCCCTGGTTCGCGACCGGGCCGCTCCCCGCGGTCCCGGACGGTGCCGCCCCGAACAGCGCCGCCCCGAACGGCGCCACGCCGCCGGACAGCACCCCGCCACCGGCGGGAGCCGCGCTCTTCGACGCGAGCCCCACCGGGCCGGAGCCGAGCACGCCCCCGGCCGGCCTCTTCGAACCCGCGAACGGCCTGCACCCCGCCGCCGACACCGGCCCCCATCCGGCTGTGCCCGCCCCACCCCCGCCGGCCAGCGGGTCGCCTCCTTCCGGCCGGCTGCCCGTCGCGGACGCCGTCCCGCCCGTCCGGGGCGCCACCCCGGCGGTCACCCCGCCCCCTCCCGCCAGCACCGGCCCCACCGACACACACCCGCCCGGTGAGATCACCCCGCCCGCACCCGGTCTGCCGGTCCAGCCCGCCCCGGCCCCGCCGACCGCCGGGCCGCCTCCTCCCGGCCGGCCGGCAGTCGCGGACGCCGTCCCGCGCTTCCAGGGCGCCACCCCGCCTCCTCACGCGAGCGCCGGCCCCACCGACACACCCCCGCCGGGCGAGATCACCCCGCCCGCACCCGGTGTGCCGGTCCAGCCCGTCCCGGCCCCGCCGACCGATCTCTTCACACCGGCCACGCCATCGTCCGGCACCGGCACCGATCCGGTCCCCCTCCCGTCGGCCGACCTCTTCACACCGGCCGGCCCGCCCCGCGCCCCTGCGGCGCCGACCGCACCGGAACCGTCGACCGGTCTCTTCGCCGCGGTCGCTCCGCCGCCCGCCGCCCCACAGGCACCGGCTCCTGCGACCACGGTCGGCCCTCATGGGGCGGGCCTCCCCGCGACGCAGGCAGGGGCGCAGATGCACCCCGCCGACGCCACCGGCCCCATGCCGCAGATCAGCGCGCCCGCCGCGGCACCGCCCCAGGTCACCCCGGCCCCGGCCGCCGGACCCCCGCCCTCGCCTCCGCCCGGCACGGATGCCTGGGCCTTCGACAAGGAGCCGCCCCCCACGGATTCCTGGTCGGTCCCCTCGGACGACCGCAGGCGTGGGAACTCGCAGTCGTGGCCGCTGCCCACGCCGAAGGGCCGTGGCCATGCCACGGCCCTGACCTCGGTGTTGGGCTCGAGCGCCACCACCAGGCCTGCGAAGCGGCGGGCCTGGCCGCTGACCGTCGTCGGGGTGCTCGTGGCCGTGGCCGCCGGCATCGCGCTGGTGTTCTCGGTCGCCCGCACGAACCCCGCCGACCTCGCCACCTCCGCCGCCACCGATGCCGGCAGCTGGCCCGGTGCCCGCTACCAGGGCGCCGTCGCCGCGAACGACGGCGGTGAGATCCGGTTCGACCTGACCGTCACGGCCGACGGAGCATCGGGCACGCTGTCGCGCGACGGCGGCCGGGCCACCGCCGAGCTCCTCTGGGACGAGGCGGGCGCGCTGATCCGCGCCAACAAGGAATGGTGGCTCTACCACCACCCCACACGGGCCGACGACCTCGCAGGCGCCTGGGTGGCCGAACCGCTCACCGAGACCCAGGAGATCGACCCCGTCCTGCGCCTGAGCGGCCCCGCGCTCTCCGCATTCGTACGCGGGGAGGAGCCCGGGCGGTGGCAGGCGCTGGAGCAGCAGCTCGTGGAGGGGCGAGCCGGGATCGTGCTCTTCGACGGCGTCCGGCGGGTCGTCGTGGGCAGCGAGGATGCCCACCCGCTGCTCGCCGTCGACGTCGCGCCGAACCCGCAGACGCCCCCGGTGCCGGTCGTCCGGCCGACCGACGAGGAGATCGCCGCGGTGGCCGGCGCGGCCGCCCGGGTGCGGCAGGAAGCGGCGCCGAAGACGCTGGCCCAGGTGCTGCAGGAACGCCCGAACGTCGGGATCCAGCTCCAGCCCGACCCGCTCTGCACCGCGCAGACGTGCAACGTCACCGTCACGGTGACCAACTCCGGCACGGCGCCCGCACGGGGCCGCCTCGAGGTGTCCGCCGACGGCAAGATCGTCGCGAACCACCCTCTCGACGTCCATCCCGGCCAGGTGGCGACGTTCACGGCCGCCGCACCCAACCCGCAGTTCGGTCAGTCGGGCGCGACCGGCCGGATCCTCTGGGAGACCCGGGCGGTCGACGACTGATCACCGCTGCAGCCTGCGTCGCCCGCGCACCCCGTCCCGGCCCACGCGTCTCCTCGCGGTCGGCGCCACCCGTCGACGGGTAGCGCGAGCGGAGAGCGGGTGCGTGCACGGAGACAGCGCGGTCACGCACCACCTTCCGCGCCCCGGGGCGCGAGCCGCTTCTCGAACCAGTGGTGGGCGTAGGACTCCTCGTTGAACGCCGGGACCTCGGTGTAGCCGGCGGAGCGGTAGAGGGCGATCGCCTCCACGAGCGTGCGGTTCGTCTCGAGGCGCAGGACGCGGGCGCCGGCCTCGGCGGCACGCGTCTCGAGCTCGCCGAGGAGACGACGGCCGAGACCCGTCCCGCGCACGCCCGACGACACCCACATGCGCTTGACCTCGCACACCCCATCGGCCCCGAACTTCAGCGCCCCGCAGCCCACCGGCTCGGCGCCGAGCCGCGCCACGAGCAGGATCCCCGCGGGCGGCCGCAGCCCCCCATCGGGCGCCGGGTTGCTCTGCTCCACGTCGAAGCCGGCGTCGAACCGTCGGTCGAGCTCGGCGAAGTACGCGCGCAGGCAGTGCCGCGCGTCCGGATGCGCGGGATCGGCGACCGCGATCTCGATCATGCCGGCGCGCAGCAGCCGCTCGACGTCGGCCATCGCGGCGGCCAGGCGGTCGCGCTGTGCCGGTGCGAGCGGTGCGAGCAGCGCGGCGGCCACATCGTCGCTGCGCCGGTCGAGGGCCTCCCGCTCGGCGACGCCCTCCGGGGTGAGCCGCGCCAGCCGCACGCGCCGGTCGGACGGGTCGGCCTCGATGGTGATCAGGGCGTCGGCCTCCAGCGAGCGCAGCAGCCGGCTGAGGTAGCCCGAGTCGAGGCCGAGCTGGGCGCGCAACGTCCGCACGTCCCGACCCTCCGGCCCGATCTCCCAGAGCACGCGCGCTGCCCCGAGCGGCCGCCCGCGTCCGAGGAACTCCTCCTGGAGCGCGCCGACGCGCTGGGTGACCGTGCGGTTGAACCGGCGCACCTGCGCCACCATGGCCGCATCCATTCTCTGACTCTAGTCAGAGAACGGCGTCCGGGGTCACCCGATCGGCCAGACTTTCCGCCCGCTCCGCTGCGTCCGCCACGGAAAATCCCTTGCTCAGGCCGTGGAGCGAGGTTCCCCGTGCAGGTGAGGCGATCCGTCGTCACCTGGCACAAGGCCTGTGAGCAGCCCAAACTCCGTCAATGACCCCCGTTCAGGACAGCTCGCAGGTGCACCCCTGCTCGTGCGGCGAGTCCACGGGTCGCTCCATCACGATCCGCGGCGACCACGCACACTGCTGCACCTTCGTAGAGATCACCCTCCGGTTGGGCACCGACCCCGCCAAGCTCGCGGGCGCATGCCACCGCTGCGACTGCCGTTTCGACGACATGTTCGAGTGCCCCGCGTCCTCGCTGGGCTGGGTGCCCACACGGAGAGGGCCCTCCGACTGACCCCGCGCGGCGAGACGGCCAACCACTCGCGAGGGCGTCTTACTCGTTCGAGGTAATGTTTACTCATGCGAGTAAAGCGCACCGGCGAGCGGACCGTCACCGCCACGGCACGGCGGGCCCAGATCGTCGACGCCGCGATCGAGACGGTTGCCGAGCTCGGCCTGAACCAGGCGTCCTTCGCCCGGATCGCCGAGCGGGCCGGGTTGTCGAGCACCCGGCTGATCTCGTACCACTTCGCCGGGAAGGACGACCTCATGCAGGCCGTCGTCGACGAGGTGTTCAGAACGGCCGGGCAGTACATCGCGCCGTTCGTGCTCGCCGAGCCGACGCCGTCGGCCAAGCTGCGCGGGTTCATCCGGGGCAGCGCCCGCTTCTACGCCGAGTACCGCCGGCACGTGGTCGCGGTGCGGGACGTCTGGGCCAACTTCCGCCGCCCCGACGGCACCCAGCGGTTCGGGATGGAGGCCCACGAGCCGGAGTTCGAGGTGGTCTCCCAGATCCTCCGGGAGGGGCAGGCCCGCGGGGAGTTCCGGGAGTTCGACCCGCGGGTCATGGCGGTCACGCTCCGCCAGGCCCTCGACGGCCTGGCCACCCTCGTCGCGACCGACCCCGACCTCGACGTCGACGGCTACACGGGCGAGCTCGTCGCCCTCTTCGACCGGGCCACCCGCGCATGACCCGCGTCCAGCAACTCCTCGCCGACGACCCGCTGTGGCTGATCCTGCTCAAGGTCGGCGCCCTGTTCGTGCTCGGCCTGCTCCTGACGATGTTCATGATCGTGTGGGAGCGCAAGGTGGTGGGCCGCATGCAGCAGCGCCCCGGGCCGAACCGCACGGGGCCGGGCGGCTGGCTGCAGTCCCTGGCCGACGCCCTCAAGCTGGCGCTGAAGGAAGACATCATGCCGTTGATGGCCGACAAGCGGGTGTACTTCATCGCCCCGGTCATCTCGACGATCCCGGCGTTCGTGGCGTTCTCCGTGATCCCGTTCGGCGGCGAGGTGTCGATCTTCGGCGAGCCGACGGTGCTGCAGCTGGTCGACCTTCCGGTCGGGGTGCTGGTGGTGCTGGCCTGCTCCTCGATCGGGGTGTACGGGATCGTGCTGGGCGGCTGGGCGTCCGGGTCGCCGTACCCGCTGCTGGCGGCGCTGCGCTCGGCGGCGCAGGTGATCTCCTACGAGATCGCGCTCGGCCTGTCGATCGTGGGGGTGATCCTGTACGCGGGGTCGCTGTCCACGGCGGACATCGTGGCCTCGCAGGCAAGCGGCTGGTACCTGCTGTTGCTGGCGCCGAGTTTCGTGGCGTTCGTGATCTCGATGGTGGGGGAGACCAACCGGGCGCCGTTCGACCTGCCGGAGGCGGAGTCGGAGCTGGTGGGCGGGTTCCACACCGAGTACTCGTCGCTGAAGTTCGCGCTGTTCTTCCTGGCCGAGTACGTGAACATGGTGACGGTGTCGGCGATGGCCACCACCCTGTTCCTGGGTGGCGGGATGTGGCCGTGGCCGCTGTCGTTCCTCAACTCCAGCGGCTGGTTGCAGTTCGTGGCGTTCCTGATCAAGACGTTCGTGTTCCTGTTCGTGTTCATCTGGTTGCGGGGCACGTTGCCGCGGTTGCGCTACGACCAGTTCATGCGGCTGGGTTGGAAGGTCCTGGTGCCGGGCAGCCTGCTGTGGATCCTGGCGATCTTCGCGATCCGGACCTGGCGGACCAGCGGTGGTCAGGTGTCGGCGTTGCTGATCGGATTGGGGATCGCGCTGGCGGTGGTGCTGCTGGTGGCGTTCCTGGTGCCGGACCGCAAGGTGGAGGGCCCGGCGATGGTGGAGCCTGCCTCGGACTACCCGGTGCCCCCGCTCGACCTGGTGGTGCCCAAGCCGCCACGACACCGGCTCCGCAGGCCTGCGGGCGAGGCCCTCCCCCGCACCGAGAGCACGACTCGCGCGCACCCGGGGCGCGGCACGCGGATGTGAGGGGCCTGCGCGGTCAGCTGCCTGCCGCGGAGAGGGAGGACAGGCGGCGGGCTCGGGCGCTCCACCGCCCGTCGCGGCGCTCGACGTCGATGGGGTGGGCGAAGGCCGCGCTGACGTTGCGGCTCGTCACCACCTCGCCCACCGGGCCGGCCGCGACCACTCGCCCGTCGGCGAGCAGCAGGGCGTGGGTGGTGGTGGTCGGCAGCTCCTCCAGGTGGTGGGTGACCAGCACCGACGCCGTGCCGGGATGGGTGGTGTCCAACCCGTCGATCGCCTCGAGCAGCTGCTCGCGCGCGGCGACGTCCAGCCCGGTGGACGGCTCGTCCAGCAGCAGCAACCGGGGCCCGGGGATCAGGGCGCGGGCGATGAGGACCCGGCCCCGCTCCCCCTGCGAGAGCGTGGGCCAGCGGTCCTCCGCCTTCCCGGCGAGCCCGAACGCGGCCAGCAGGTCGTGCGCCATGGCGAGCTGGGCGGCGTCGGGCGTCCAGCGCGGGGGCACTTCGATGCTGCCGGTGAGCCCGGTGAGCACGACCTCCAGCACGGTGAGCGGGGAGCGCAGCGGGTGCCGCGGGTTCACGTGCCCGATGCTGCGGCGCAGTGCCTGCAGCTCGACGCGCCCCAGCTGCCGGCCGAGGACGCGCACGACGCCGGTGGTCGGGTGGGTGACGGCTCCGCAGAACCCGAGGACGGTGCTCTTGCCTGCGCCGTTGGGTCCGAGGAGCGCCCAGTGCTCGCCCGAGCCGACCGTGAACGACACGCCGTGCAGGATCTGCGTGCCGGCACGGCGGAACGTCACGTCCTCCAGTTCGAGGACCGGCGTCCTCATGCGAGCGCCTCCTTCAACGCGGTGAGGTGGGTGCGGCTCGCCGCGGCCGCCGCCGGCACGTCCCGCCGCGCGATCGCGTCGACGAGCTCCGCATGAGCGCCGTGGTCGGCCTCCTCGGAGGCCAGGGGGCGCGCCCGCAGCATGTGGACCATGGCCGTGCGCACCCGCGGTACGAACGCGTCGAACAGCTCCACCAGCACCTCGTTGTGCGCCGCCACGATCACGGCGCGGTGGAATGCCATGTCGGCGTCGACGTGATCGTCCACGGACCGCCCAGCGGGCGCGCGGGCGACGAGCGCGCGGCGCAGCCCCCGGACGTCCGCGGGCGTGCGCCGGCCTGCCGCCAGCCCTGCCGCCTCCGCCTCGATGGCGATGCGCGCCTCGATCACGGCGGCGACGTCGGCGCGGCGCAGGACCGCGTCCCAGTCCTCGACGACGTCCAACGCCGTGACGAACACGCCCGCGCCCTGGCGGCTGTCCAGCACGCCCTTGCCGGCGAGCTCGCGGATCGCCTCGCGCAGCGTGGAGCGTCCCACGCCCAGCCGCGCGGCCAACGTGGTCTCGCCGGGGAGCCGGTGCCCCAGTGGCCACTCCCCCGCCCGGATGCGTTGGAGCAACGCTTCGGCGACCTGCGCCGCGAGCGGATGCCGCTGGAGCTGGGCGACCACGTGCGAACACCTCTACTTGTCTGAGGACTTCCCCGCACTGTAGCCGAGGCCGGTCAACCGGGACCCGCGACCCCACCGGCCCACTTCACAGACCCCGTGGGTACTTCACACAAGGCCGGTCAGGCCAGGTGGCGCTCGAACCAGTCCAGCATCTCGGTCCAGGCCTGCTCGGCCGCGTCCGCGTCGTACCGGGGGCCGGTGTCGTTGAAGAACGCGTGGTCGGCGCCTTCGAAGGTGCGTATCCAGTGCGTCACCCCGGCGGCCCGCATCGCCGCCTCGGCGCGCTCCCGGCCGGCGTTCACCCGGTCGTCCAGCCCGGCGAACATCGCGAGGACGGCCGCGGTGACCCGGCTGAAGTCCGGCTGCTCGGGCACCGGCCCGTAGAACGGGACGGCGGCGGTCAGCCGGGGCTCCCCGGCCTGAAGCAGCTGCCAGGTCATCCCGCCGCCGAAGCAGAACCCGACCATGCCGACCTTCGCGCCGGGTACGCGGCGCCCCAGCTCGTCGATGCCCGCGCGCAGGTCGGCGAGAAGCGCGTCCCCCGGCGTGTCCGCCAGCGCGGTCGGCGCCTGCGCCGGATCGGTCAACGCGGCCGTGCCGCCCTGGGCCGAGAGCATGTCGACGCACAGCGCGCCGTAGCCGGCCCCGGCCAGCCTGCCGACCAGGTCCCGGAAGTGCTCGGTCAGGCCGCGGTTCTCGTGGACGACCAGCAGTGCACCGTGCGGACGGGCACCGGCGGGGGCCGCCCAGGCCCCGATCAGCTCACCGGCAGGCCCGGCGAACCGGATCTCCTGTCCCGGGCCGACGCTCTGCGCCCGTCCGGGCGGGTCGGCGGGCGGCGGCGGCGCGCTCGGGGGCGGCGCGGCGGGTTCGGCGGCGCAGGCGGACAGCACCGCGCCCGCCGCCGCGGCCCCGAGCCCGAGCAGCCCCAGCCTGCGCAGGGCTTCTCGCCGGCTCAGCACACCGTCCGCGAAGTCCTCGGCGACCTCGCCCACGAGGTATTCACGCAGCGCCATCGACCGAGGGTAGTGACTTCTACGGGATGCGCAGGACGATCTTCCCCAGTGCATGCCCGCCCTCTACGACGGCCAGGGCGCTCGCGGCCTCGTCGAACGGCCGTACGTCGGTGACACGCGGGTCGAGCGCCCCCTCGGCGACCAGGCGCGCAACGGCGGCGAGCCGCTCGCCGCTGCGGACCCGTGCCACGGGCTGCCCGCCGAGCGCCGCGACGCCCGCGTGGTCGGCCGCCGAGACGATCACCGGAGGGTTCCCGCCGAGCCCGGAGAGGGCGCTGCGCAGCGCCTCGCCACCGACGAGGTCGAGCACCGCGTCGACGGTGCCGCGCACCTCCGAGCCAGGCGCGAGCGCGGTGGCACCCATCGCGGCCAGCAGGTCGTGCTTGCCCCGGCTCGCGATGCCCACCACCTCGACCCCGCCGGCCACGGCGAGCTGCACCGCCGCCAGCCCCACCCCGCCGCCCGCGCCGATCACGAGCAGCGTCGCGCCCGGCGGGAGCGCCAGCTGCACCAGCGCGTCGTACGCCGTGGCCGCGGCGACGGGCAGGACCGCCGCGTCGGTGACGGCGACCTCGGACGGGCGGAGCGCGGCGAAGGACGCCGGCACCCGCGCGAACTCCGCCCACCCGCCGGCCGAGCCGACCGTGCCGCCGAAGACCTCGTCGCCGGGCGCGAACCCCTCGACCCCTCCCCCGACGCGCTCCACGGTGCCGGCGACCTCGCGGCCGAGCGCCACGGGCGGTTCGAGGGGCAGGTCGGTGCGCCTCAGTCCGGCGCGCACCTTCCAGTCGGCCGGGTTCACCCCAGCCGCCGCGACGCGCACGAGGAGCTCTCCCGGCCCGGGCTCGGGCACCGGGAGGTCGAGGTAGGACTCGTGCTCGGGGCCGCCGTACCGGGTGAAGCCGTATGCCTTCATGCCCGTCATTGAAGCGCGCAGCAGTTCCGCGAAGGCCGTTGACCGCGACCGGTCCCGTCCGGCAACCCCGATTG
This window harbors:
- a CDS encoding FadR/GntR family transcriptional regulator; amino-acid sequence: MVAQLQRHPLAAQVAEALLQRIRAGEWPLGHRLPGETTLAARLGVGRSTLREAIRELAGKGVLDSRQGAGVFVTALDVVEDWDAVLRRADVAAVIEARIAIEAEAAGLAAGRRTPADVRGLRRALVARAPAGRSVDDHVDADMAFHRAVIVAAHNEVLVELFDAFVPRVRTAMVHMLRARPLASEEADHGAHAELVDAIARRDVPAAAAASRTHLTALKEALA
- a CDS encoding TetR/AcrR family transcriptional regulator; translation: MRVKRTGERTVTATARRAQIVDAAIETVAELGLNQASFARIAERAGLSSTRLISYHFAGKDDLMQAVVDEVFRTAGQYIAPFVLAEPTPSAKLRGFIRGSARFYAEYRRHVVAVRDVWANFRRPDGTQRFGMEAHEPEFEVVSQILREGQARGEFREFDPRVMAVTLRQALDGLATLVATDPDLDVDGYTGELVALFDRATRA
- the nuoH gene encoding NADH-quinone oxidoreductase subunit NuoH gives rise to the protein MTRVQQLLADDPLWLILLKVGALFVLGLLLTMFMIVWERKVVGRMQQRPGPNRTGPGGWLQSLADALKLALKEDIMPLMADKRVYFIAPVISTIPAFVAFSVIPFGGEVSIFGEPTVLQLVDLPVGVLVVLACSSIGVYGIVLGGWASGSPYPLLAALRSAAQVISYEIALGLSIVGVILYAGSLSTADIVASQASGWYLLLLAPSFVAFVISMVGETNRAPFDLPEAESELVGGFHTEYSSLKFALFFLAEYVNMVTVSAMATTLFLGGGMWPWPLSFLNSSGWLQFVAFLIKTFVFLFVFIWLRGTLPRLRYDQFMRLGWKVLVPGSLLWILAIFAIRTWRTSGGQVSALLIGLGIALAVVLLVAFLVPDRKVEGPAMVEPASDYPVPPLDLVVPKPPRHRLRRPAGEALPRTESTTRAHPGRGTRM
- a CDS encoding dienelactone hydrolase family protein, with protein sequence MALREYLVGEVAEDFADGVLSRREALRRLGLLGLGAAAAGAVLSACAAEPAAPPPSAPPPPADPPGRAQSVGPGQEIRFAGPAGELIGAWAAPAGARPHGALLVVHENRGLTEHFRDLVGRLAGAGYGALCVDMLSAQGGTAALTDPAQAPTALADTPGDALLADLRAGIDELGRRVPGAKVGMVGFCFGGGMTWQLLQAGEPRLTAAVPFYGPVPEQPDFSRVTAAVLAMFAGLDDRVNAGRERAEAAMRAAGVTHWIRTFEGADHAFFNDTGPRYDADAAEQAWTEMLDWFERHLA
- the hutI gene encoding imidazolonepropionase, whose protein sequence is MIAHLVTGIGELVTNHPGCGDGPLGLLPDAALVVEDGRVAWVGPASAAPAADARTDVGGRAVLPGFVDSHTHLVFAGERSAEFEARMSGVPYDGGGIASTVAATRDAGEDALRARLATLMAELRAQGTTTVEIKSGYGLSVADEERSLRLAREVTEETTFLGAHVVPPEYRGRTDDYVALVTGPMLTACAPHARWIDVFCEPASPHAFDGDASRAVLEAGRGAGLGLRVHGNQLAPGPGVRLAVELGAASVDHCTFLTDADIDALAGSDTVATLLPGVEFSTRQPYPDARRLLDAGVTVALATDCNPGTCFSSSMPLCIALAVREMRMTPAEAVRAATAGAAAALRRTDVGHLGVGARADLTVLNAPSHRHLAYRPGVPMVHRPFEE
- a CDS encoding NADP-dependent oxidoreductase, with protein sequence MKAYGFTRYGGPEHESYLDLPVPEPGPGELLVRVAAAGVNPADWKVRAGLRRTDLPLEPPVALGREVAGTVERVGGGVEGFAPGDEVFGGTVGSAGGWAEFARVPASFAALRPSEVAVTDAAVLPVAAATAYDALVQLALPPGATLLVIGAGGGVGLAAVQLAVAGGVEVVGIASRGKHDLLAAMGATALAPGSEVRGTVDAVLDLVGGEALRSALSGLGGNPPVIVSAADHAGVAALGGQPVARVRSGERLAAVARLVAEGALDPRVTDVRPFDEAASALAVVEGGHALGKIVLRIP
- a CDS encoding formimidoylglutamate deiminase — its product is MSDFWCELAWIEGRPRAGVRVVVDGARITDVREEAPAPGDMRLAGLVLPGFADAHGHAFHRALRGRTHDRGGTFWTWRERMYSVAARLDPDSYLALARATYAELALGGVTCVGEFHYLHHGPGGVRYADPNAMGAALVQAAADAGVRLTLLDTCYLAGGLDGSGHTPLDDVQLRFSDGDADAWGARVADLTEGPALRVGAAIHSVRAVPAEQLPRVVVPGRPLHVHLSEQPAENAACLAHHGRTPAALLAEHGALGPVTTAVHATHVTNDDIALLGGVRATVCACPSTEADLADGHGPFRALREVGCPIALGSDQHVQADLLAEARLAEYSERLTTGERGRLPPAALVDALTVDGHAALGWPEAGRITVGARADLVAVALDRPRTAGIDPAQAVLVAGAEDVHTVVVDGRVVVEDGHHVVGDVARLLADAIAPLWEDA
- a CDS encoding ABC transporter ATP-binding protein gives rise to the protein MRTPVLELEDVTFRRAGTQILHGVSFTVGSGEHWALLGPNGAGKSTVLGFCGAVTHPTTGVVRVLGRQLGRVELQALRRSIGHVNPRHPLRSPLTVLEVVLTGLTGSIEVPPRWTPDAAQLAMAHDLLAAFGLAGKAEDRWPTLSQGERGRVLIARALIPGPRLLLLDEPSTGLDVAAREQLLEAIDGLDTTHPGTASVLVTHHLEELPTTTTHALLLADGRVVAAGPVGEVVTSRNVSAAFAHPIDVERRDGRWSARARRLSSLSAAGS
- a CDS encoding bifunctional helix-turn-helix transcriptional regulator/GNAT family N-acetyltransferase → MDAAMVAQVRRFNRTVTQRVGALQEEFLGRGRPLGAARVLWEIGPEGRDVRTLRAQLGLDSGYLSRLLRSLEADALITIEADPSDRRVRLARLTPEGVAEREALDRRSDDVAAALLAPLAPAQRDRLAAAMADVERLLRAGMIEIAVADPAHPDARHCLRAYFAELDRRFDAGFDVEQSNPAPDGGLRPPAGILLVARLGAEPVGCGALKFGADGVCEVKRMWVSSGVRGTGLGRRLLGELETRAAEAGARVLRLETNRTLVEAIALYRSAGYTEVPAFNEESYAHHWFEKRLAPRGAEGGA